From a region of the Salmo trutta chromosome 10, fSalTru1.1, whole genome shotgun sequence genome:
- the ndufaf8 gene encoding NADH dehydrogenase [ubiquinone] 1 alpha subcomplex assembly factor 8, whose translation MSGTNVWTRSRERMRRFPELFAQCSGEAAAYGKCVTATTTGRQELRKDLCVKEFDALKTCFVTAAKKGVK comes from the exons ATGTCGGGGACAAATGTGTGGACTCGCAGTCGGGAGAGGATGAGAAGGTTCCCAGAGCTGTTTGCCCAGTGTTCTGGTGAG GCTGCAGCTTATGGGAAGTGTGTGACAGCTACTACCACAGGCAGACAGGAGCTGAGAAAGGACCTGTGTGTTAAAGAGTTTGATGCTCTGAAGACTTGCTTCGTTACAGCA GCCAAGAAGGGAGTGAAGTAG